One stretch of Chryseobacterium fluminis DNA includes these proteins:
- a CDS encoding YiiX/YebB-like N1pC/P60 family cysteine hydrolase: MSALLIIVIFSFHKTPTLDDKIKKLDFNDHSIYLIQRGTTGKLGNLAKDFNLENKYASHLGIGFVENHQLIIYHVYVDKNKKNHHNLFIENISDFIKPEDLNYLSVWRLKDIDAEKLHGIRESLRKSEEENINFDYVFDKSDKEYYCSEFIVKTLLRNNITIMSEHRKKVTGMARQILQKDTLTYFPVDGFENTHRAEKILEWIK; this comes from the coding sequence ATGAGCGCTTTGCTCATAATAGTAATTTTTTCTTTTCATAAAACGCCGACGCTGGACGATAAAATAAAAAAACTTGATTTTAATGATCATAGTATTTATCTGATTCAGAGGGGTACGACAGGAAAATTAGGAAACCTGGCTAAAGATTTCAATCTTGAAAATAAATATGCCTCCCACCTTGGAATCGGCTTCGTGGAAAATCATCAACTGATCATTTACCATGTTTATGTAGATAAAAATAAAAAGAACCATCATAATTTATTCATCGAGAACATCAGCGATTTCATTAAACCTGAAGACCTGAACTATCTTTCGGTATGGAGACTTAAGGATATTGATGCCGAAAAACTTCACGGCATCCGCGAATCTCTCAGAAAATCTGAAGAAGAAAATATTAATTTCGACTATGTTTTCGATAAAAGCGATAAAGAATACTACTGCTCGGAATTCATAGTGAAAACACTTCTACGTAACAACATTACGATCATGTCTGAACATCGGAAAAAAGTAACGGGAATGGCCAGACAGATCTTACAGAAAGATACGCTTACTTATTTTCCGGTAGACGGGTTCGAAAATACCCACCGGGCTGAAAAAATACTGGAATGGATTAAATAA
- a CDS encoding DNA gyrase/topoisomerase IV subunit A, whose translation MTTEEYSHEGESLKKVSGLYKDWFLDYASYVILDRAIPSVYDGFKPVQRRIMHSMRELEDGRYNKVANIVGNTMKYHPHGDASITDAMVGIGQRELLIDTQGNWGNVFTGDSAAAARYIEARLTPFALEVVFNPKTTEWAKSYDGRNNEPIDLPVKFPLLLAQGVEGIGVGLSTKILPHNFNELISASVAYLKGKKFELFPDFLTAGYLDVSEYNDGQRGGKVRARARITQMDKHLLVISELPYSKTTSDLIDSILKANEKGKIKIKKIEDNTSDKVEILIHLHNDVSPDKTIDALYAFTDCQVTISPNACVIVGDKPMFLNVSEILRMNTDHTVSLLKKELEIELHELQESWHFSSLERIFIENRIYHDIEEVKTWEDVLKTIDIGLKPHTGHLLRAVTEEDILKLTEIRIKRISRFDLDKFKQNIASLEDKIEQVKHHLQNLIQYAVDYYLNIQKKYGKERQRRTELRIFDTIDATKVAVANEKFYANFEEGFIGTSLKKDQYLFDCSDIDDIITFRKDGSMKVVKVEAKTFIGKDILHVAVWKKNDRRTVYNMIYREGRDGPYYMKRFSVTGVTRNTDYPLASDKKGSETLYFSANPNGEAETVTILLKPNPRIRKNKMDVDFSELAIKGRDSKGNLVTKYSIKKVDLKEEGVSTLAPRKIWFDDTVRRLNADGRGTLLGNFKGDDKILTVNTNGEAKLISFDLGNRFDDQYLILEKWKPAQPVTCIYYDGEKDIYFIKRFLFENTSNIQTFMPSEHPKSFIENVIVANGVTAEIIFAKDKGKERDPETVNVDEFIAVKGIKAIGNQFTKFKVKAINITIPEPEEEEPEVYEESEPTASADEDGMIGDLFQSDESPDIKK comes from the coding sequence ATGACGACAGAAGAATACTCGCATGAAGGTGAGAGCTTAAAAAAGGTATCGGGGCTTTATAAGGACTGGTTTCTGGATTATGCGTCTTATGTAATTTTAGACAGGGCTATTCCTTCGGTATATGACGGGTTTAAGCCTGTTCAGCGAAGAATCATGCATTCCATGCGTGAACTGGAAGACGGACGATACAATAAAGTCGCCAATATCGTAGGAAATACGATGAAATATCACCCTCATGGTGATGCTTCCATTACAGATGCAATGGTAGGAATAGGGCAGAGAGAACTTCTGATAGATACCCAGGGAAACTGGGGGAATGTTTTTACCGGAGATTCTGCGGCTGCGGCAAGATATATTGAAGCAAGACTTACTCCTTTTGCACTGGAAGTTGTTTTTAATCCCAAAACAACGGAATGGGCCAAATCATATGACGGACGAAATAACGAACCTATTGATCTGCCCGTAAAGTTTCCGCTGTTGCTGGCTCAGGGAGTAGAAGGTATCGGAGTGGGACTTTCCACAAAAATTCTTCCCCATAATTTTAATGAACTGATCAGCGCTTCCGTTGCCTACCTGAAAGGTAAGAAATTTGAGCTGTTCCCGGATTTCCTGACTGCAGGTTATCTGGATGTATCAGAATATAATGACGGGCAGAGAGGCGGAAAAGTAAGAGCCAGAGCCAGGATAACCCAGATGGATAAACATCTGCTGGTTATTTCTGAACTGCCGTATTCAAAAACGACAAGCGACCTGATCGACTCTATACTGAAAGCTAACGAAAAGGGGAAAATTAAGATTAAGAAAATTGAAGATAATACCTCCGATAAAGTCGAGATCTTAATTCATCTTCATAATGATGTTTCGCCCGATAAAACTATTGATGCTCTGTATGCCTTTACAGATTGCCAGGTGACCATTTCCCCGAATGCCTGCGTTATCGTAGGGGATAAACCGATGTTCCTCAACGTATCGGAAATCTTAAGAATGAATACGGACCATACCGTTTCATTGCTTAAGAAAGAACTTGAAATAGAGCTTCATGAATTACAGGAAAGCTGGCATTTTTCTTCTTTGGAAAGAATTTTTATCGAGAACAGAATTTATCATGATATTGAAGAAGTAAAGACGTGGGAAGACGTCCTGAAGACCATTGATATTGGATTAAAACCTCACACGGGACATCTTTTGAGAGCTGTTACCGAAGAAGATATTTTAAAACTGACCGAGATCAGAATTAAGAGAATATCCAGGTTCGATTTAGATAAATTTAAGCAGAACATTGCTTCTCTGGAAGATAAGATAGAGCAGGTAAAACACCATTTGCAGAATCTTATTCAGTATGCTGTTGATTATTATCTGAATATTCAGAAAAAATACGGCAAAGAAAGACAGCGAAGGACGGAACTGAGAATTTTTGACACCATAGATGCTACCAAAGTAGCGGTTGCCAACGAGAAATTCTATGCCAATTTTGAGGAAGGATTTATCGGAACCTCTCTGAAAAAAGACCAGTATTTATTTGACTGTTCGGATATCGATGATATTATTACTTTCAGAAAAGACGGAAGTATGAAGGTGGTAAAGGTTGAAGCTAAAACGTTCATCGGGAAAGATATTCTGCACGTGGCCGTCTGGAAGAAAAATGACAGGAGAACGGTATATAACATGATTTATCGTGAAGGTCGCGACGGACCTTACTATATGAAACGTTTTTCGGTCACCGGAGTAACCCGAAATACCGATTATCCTTTGGCTTCAGATAAAAAAGGTTCGGAGACCCTGTATTTCTCCGCCAATCCCAATGGAGAAGCTGAAACAGTAACCATTTTATTAAAACCGAATCCAAGAATCAGAAAAAATAAAATGGATGTCGATTTCTCAGAATTAGCCATTAAAGGGCGTGATTCTAAAGGTAATCTGGTGACGAAATATTCTATTAAGAAAGTAGATTTGAAGGAAGAGGGAGTCTCTACTCTGGCTCCGAGAAAAATCTGGTTTGATGATACGGTAAGAAGGCTGAATGCAGACGGAAGGGGCACTTTGCTCGGAAATTTCAAGGGCGATGATAAAATATTAACGGTGAACACAAACGGTGAAGCGAAGCTGATCAGTTTTGATCTCGGAAACCGTTTTGACGACCAGTATCTTATCCTTGAAAAATGGAAACCTGCACAGCCGGTGACCTGTATCTATTATGACGGAGAAAAAGACATCTACTTTATCAAAAGATTTTTATTTGAGAATACATCCAATATACAGACCTTTATGCCTTCTGAGCATCCGAAGTCGTTTATTGAAAATGTCATCGTTGCTAACGGGGTGACGGCAGAAATTATTTTTGCCAAAGATAAAGGAAAAGAGCGCGATCCTGAAACGGTTAATGTGGATGAGTTTATCGCAGTAAAAGGAATTAAAGCGATCGGTAACCAGTTTACGAAGTTTAAAGTAAAAGCGATCAACATTACCATACCGGAGCCTGAGGAAGAAGAACCTGAGGTATACGAAGAATCTGAGCCCACCGCAAGTGCGGATGAGGACGGAATGATAGGGGACTTATTTCAAAGCGATGAAAGTCCGGACATTAAAAAATAA
- a CDS encoding rhomboid family intramembrane serine protease → MNSIVLVIIGITCIVSYLGLNNIRMFEKYKFNVSAITGRKEYFRLISSAFLHADFMHLFFNMLSLYFFQGAIISFFGNVGFLIIYFGSMILGNLFSLLIYKNQPWYSAIGASGAVSGVIFASIAMAPNEISINFLPGWLFGTLYFGYSVYMMLNPKQWDNLGHSAHLGGAFFGLVYSIVMHPDLAMSNILYLGVMALPLAYLSYQIFIKKKIR, encoded by the coding sequence ATGAATTCAATTGTTTTAGTTATAATCGGAATCACTTGTATTGTCAGTTATTTAGGATTGAACAATATAAGAATGTTTGAAAAATATAAATTTAATGTCAGTGCTATTACTGGCAGAAAAGAATATTTCAGACTGATAAGTTCTGCATTTCTGCATGCAGATTTTATGCATTTGTTTTTCAATATGTTGTCACTGTACTTTTTTCAGGGAGCCATTATCAGTTTTTTTGGTAACGTAGGCTTTCTGATTATTTATTTTGGGTCAATGATATTAGGAAACCTGTTTAGCCTGCTTATTTATAAAAACCAGCCATGGTACTCTGCAATTGGAGCTTCAGGTGCGGTTTCAGGAGTTATTTTTGCATCTATCGCAATGGCTCCCAATGAAATCAGTATTAATTTCCTTCCGGGTTGGCTTTTCGGAACTTTATATTTCGGATACTCGGTTTATATGATGCTTAATCCTAAACAATGGGACAACTTAGGGCATTCAGCACACTTGGGAGGAGCTTTCTTTGGATTAGTTTATTCTATAGTGATGCACCCGGATCTTGCGATGAGTAATATATTATATTTAGGGGTTATGGCACTTCCATTAGCTTATCTCAGTTATCAAATTTTTATAAAAAAGAAGATAAGATAA
- a CDS encoding DNA topoisomerase IV subunit B, producing MSQEINPIYSEDNIRTLDWQEHIRLRPGMYIGKLGDGSSADDGIYILLKEILDNSIDEFRMKSGKRIEIKVDDGKVTIRDFGRGIPLGKVVDAVSKMNTGGKYDSKAFKKSVGLNGVGTKAVNALSDYFRVRSFREGRMKIAEFSRGIITENHDEKDTSDRNGTEISFIPDAEIFQHFKYRKEYIERMLRNYAYLNPGLKILFNGEIFFSENGLKDLLDEELENETLYPIVHLKDNDIEVAITHTDKSQTETYFSFVNGQNTTQGGTHLNAFREAYVKTVREFFNKSFDASDVRKSIVAAISINVEEPVFESQTKTKLGSNDMGPNGPTVRTFIIDFLKNKLDNFLHKNPEIAEAIQRKILISERERKELSGIQKLARERAKKVSLHNKKLRDCRQHYNDQKNERKGETQIFITEGDSASGSITKSRDVETQAVFSLKGKPLNCYGLTKKVVYENEEFNLLQAALNIEESLEDLRYNQVIIATDADVDGMHIRLLMITFFLQFFPDIIKNGHLFILQTPLFRVRNKKETRYCYSEAERVKALNELGKNPEITRFKGLGEISPDEFKHFIGKDIRLEPVVLGKDQTIDQLLEFYMGKNTPDRQVFILENLVVEDPDIDKKEILDEVES from the coding sequence ATGTCACAAGAAATAAACCCGATCTATTCCGAAGATAATATCAGAACACTGGATTGGCAGGAACATATCCGCTTACGCCCCGGCATGTATATCGGGAAGTTAGGAGACGGATCCTCTGCCGATGACGGTATTTATATTTTACTGAAAGAGATCCTGGACAACTCCATCGATGAATTCAGGATGAAATCCGGTAAGAGAATTGAAATAAAAGTAGACGATGGTAAAGTTACCATTCGTGATTTTGGTCGTGGAATCCCATTGGGAAAAGTAGTTGATGCCGTTTCCAAAATGAATACGGGAGGTAAATACGACAGTAAAGCCTTTAAAAAATCGGTAGGTCTGAATGGAGTAGGTACAAAAGCGGTAAACGCGCTTTCTGATTATTTCAGGGTACGGTCTTTCCGGGAGGGAAGAATGAAAATCGCCGAGTTTTCCCGCGGAATTATTACCGAAAACCATGATGAAAAGGATACCTCAGACAGAAACGGTACTGAAATATCTTTCATTCCTGACGCTGAAATTTTCCAGCACTTTAAGTACAGAAAAGAGTATATTGAAAGGATGCTGCGTAACTATGCGTATCTGAATCCTGGTTTGAAAATTCTTTTTAACGGCGAAATATTCTTTTCCGAAAACGGTCTTAAAGATCTTTTGGATGAAGAGCTGGAGAATGAAACCCTGTATCCGATCGTTCATCTGAAAGATAATGATATTGAAGTAGCGATTACACATACCGATAAGTCTCAGACGGAAACCTATTTTTCTTTCGTGAACGGACAGAATACCACGCAGGGTGGAACGCATTTGAATGCCTTCCGTGAAGCCTATGTGAAAACGGTTCGTGAGTTTTTCAATAAATCTTTTGATGCCTCAGACGTTAGAAAATCCATTGTTGCCGCTATTTCCATTAATGTAGAAGAACCTGTTTTCGAATCTCAGACAAAAACCAAGCTGGGGTCCAATGATATGGGACCAAACGGACCTACGGTGAGAACGTTTATTATCGACTTTCTAAAAAATAAGTTAGATAATTTCCTGCATAAAAATCCTGAGATTGCAGAAGCCATTCAGAGGAAGATTCTGATCTCTGAGCGGGAAAGAAAAGAACTTTCAGGAATCCAGAAGCTCGCCAGAGAACGGGCAAAAAAAGTGTCTCTTCACAACAAAAAGCTCCGGGATTGCAGACAGCACTATAATGATCAGAAAAATGAAAGAAAGGGAGAAACCCAGATTTTTATTACCGAGGGAGATTCCGCATCAGGATCGATCACAAAATCCAGAGATGTAGAAACCCAGGCTGTTTTTTCGCTGAAAGGAAAGCCGTTGAACTGCTACGGATTGACAAAGAAAGTAGTATATGAAAATGAAGAATTTAACCTTCTTCAGGCTGCTTTAAATATAGAAGAAAGTCTGGAAGATCTCAGGTACAACCAGGTTATTATTGCTACCGATGCAGATGTAGACGGTATGCACATCCGCCTGCTGATGATTACATTTTTTCTTCAGTTTTTTCCCGATATCATAAAGAACGGACATTTATTTATTCTTCAGACTCCTTTATTCAGAGTACGGAACAAAAAAGAAACAAGATACTGCTATTCGGAAGCAGAAAGGGTAAAAGCCTTAAATGAACTGGGAAAAAATCCGGAAATAACCCGATTTAAGGGACTCGGAGAAATTTCCCCCGATGAATTCAAGCATTTCATCGGAAAGGACATACGTCTTGAGCCTGTAGTATTAGGAAAAGATCAGACCATCGATCAGCTGCTGGAATTTTATATGGGGAAAAACACCCCGGACCGGCAGGTATTTATCCTTGAAAATCTGGTGGTGGAAGATCCGGATATCGATAAAAAAGAGATATTGGATGAGGTAGAAAGCTAA
- a CDS encoding LytR/AlgR family response regulator transcription factor, with amino-acid sequence MEQNLQTCIIDDHDHADNISLLLKSEFPGFEISFKTNNILQAFEFLSRKPSDLIFLNSKLTDDHTGDLLIRHYENSQIILITDSEKSVIEAIKKGVTNYLLRPVKKLDFVKAVNRASENFRKNKITAITNAFQSKINLPTLQGFKRVNIDEIIRCEADSNYTFIYLADKTKVIVSKTLYDFEKHLSDHNFFRIHHKHLINLEHLKEYIKGKGGQVVMTDNSVLDVSVRKKHDFLHKIA; translated from the coding sequence ATGGAACAAAATTTACAAACTTGCATCATCGATGACCACGATCATGCCGATAATATTTCATTATTATTAAAAAGTGAGTTTCCTGGATTTGAAATCTCTTTCAAAACCAATAACATTCTGCAGGCTTTTGAATTTTTGTCACGAAAACCTTCAGATCTGATTTTCCTGAATTCAAAATTAACTGATGACCATACCGGCGATCTTTTAATCCGTCATTATGAAAATTCACAGATTATACTGATCACAGATTCTGAAAAGTCTGTGATTGAAGCCATCAAAAAAGGCGTCACCAACTATCTTCTGAGGCCTGTTAAAAAACTTGATTTCGTAAAAGCCGTTAACAGAGCTTCGGAAAACTTCAGAAAAAATAAAATTACCGCAATTACCAATGCTTTCCAGAGTAAAATCAATCTTCCGACTTTACAGGGTTTTAAAAGAGTGAATATTGATGAAATTATCCGCTGTGAGGCCGATTCCAATTATACCTTTATTTATCTGGCCGACAAAACCAAAGTCATTGTTTCCAAAACATTGTATGACTTTGAAAAGCATCTTTCAGATCATAACTTTTTCAGAATACACCACAAACACCTGATCAATCTTGAACATCTGAAAGAGTATATTAAAGGAAAAGGCGGACAGGTCGTAATGACGGATAATTCTGTCCTGGATGTTTCAGTCCGGAAAAAGCATGATTTTTTACACAAAATAGCATGA
- a CDS encoding pectate lyase family protein, which yields MKRIFTYFMVLSSSVMLKAQVSITQATGWLESAYVKWAPVSGAESYRVYYSGGGLTNKIIDNQLIRNYGSYFRADIPGLAAGNYTIKVVPVTGNAEGPAATTSTVTVLPHDRSGFAHSNGRVPGAYQLDGTLKSNAVVLYITESTKNTVSLNVTGANSNPCVGLQTILDGFKKGNDTRPLVIRFIGNIKDPGYLLNGDIVVENKSNASGSITLEGIGSDAVINGWGIRIKNATNIEIRNLGFMLTDAGEGDNLSLQQDNTYIWAHNNDLFYGKPGGDADQAKGDGALDAKKSTYITFSYNHFWDNGKSSLLGLSEGTTSGLYITYHHNWFDHSDSRHPRIRYYSAHVYNNYYDGNSKYGVGSTMGSSVFVEGNYFRNCKYPILTSKQGTDVANGSVGTFSGENGGVVKAFNNFMTGQNSFIPYSATASSQFDAYVSSSRNETLGTNIKAFLGGGTYNNFDTSASLYVSSLVPDAPAVARDKTMQYSGRVSGGDISWTFNNATDDTSDAVNPGLMALLQNYTSSLVSVQGESTAPVSQQTLQIASNNDQTVIPGSAITPMIFTWGGTAADVTVTGLPASGISFVKNMSAKTVTISGTPTADVDFTLTTSGLSGTPVSGTGSISVTSTTPNPQGSEIHNFTTSNLSSTFYSFSSANMNSTDGSATYDGLTLTKRLKLESSTTISYTTTALSTLNLVFDSAFTGTVKVDGNSYIAASGIVTVQNLAAGSHTITKGSVANLYYIKTQYSTTAKSTAGETVTEKPVIYPNPVQTTFTISSVNSIEQILISNNTGKIVREIKGNIKTIDISDLNSGIYFLSVKTGKGIFSQTLIKK from the coding sequence ATGAAAAGAATTTTCACTTATTTTATGGTGCTGTCCAGTTCTGTTATGCTGAAAGCCCAGGTTTCGATTACACAGGCCACCGGCTGGCTGGAGTCTGCATATGTAAAATGGGCTCCGGTAAGCGGTGCTGAAAGTTATAGGGTATATTACAGCGGAGGCGGACTTACAAATAAAATCATTGACAACCAGCTTATCAGAAACTACGGATCTTATTTCAGAGCTGATATTCCCGGACTAGCTGCAGGAAATTACACCATTAAAGTTGTTCCCGTAACCGGTAATGCAGAAGGTCCGGCCGCTACGACCTCAACGGTTACTGTTCTTCCCCACGACAGGTCAGGATTCGCCCACAGTAACGGAAGAGTTCCCGGCGCATATCAACTAGACGGTACCCTGAAGTCTAACGCAGTGGTGCTGTATATCACTGAATCTACGAAAAATACGGTTTCCCTGAATGTAACGGGGGCAAATTCCAATCCTTGCGTGGGATTACAGACCATTCTTGACGGATTTAAAAAGGGAAATGACACGCGTCCGCTGGTAATCAGATTTATCGGAAATATAAAAGATCCGGGCTATCTGCTTAACGGAGATATCGTGGTTGAAAATAAAAGTAATGCTTCAGGGTCGATCACTTTGGAAGGAATCGGCTCAGATGCGGTGATCAACGGATGGGGAATCAGGATTAAAAATGCAACTAATATTGAGATCCGAAACCTTGGATTTATGCTCACCGATGCTGGGGAAGGCGATAATTTAAGCTTACAGCAGGACAATACGTATATCTGGGCTCACAACAATGATCTCTTTTACGGAAAACCCGGTGGTGATGCTGATCAGGCAAAAGGTGACGGCGCTCTGGATGCTAAGAAGTCCACCTACATCACCTTTTCTTATAACCATTTCTGGGACAACGGAAAAAGCAGTCTCCTGGGATTAAGCGAAGGAACCACTTCAGGATTATATATTACGTACCATCATAACTGGTTCGACCATTCTGATTCCAGGCATCCGCGCATCCGGTATTATTCGGCTCATGTATACAACAATTATTATGACGGAAATTCCAAATACGGGGTAGGCTCTACGATGGGCTCTTCTGTTTTTGTGGAAGGAAACTATTTCAGAAACTGTAAATATCCGATCCTGACTTCAAAACAGGGCACTGATGTTGCCAATGGATCGGTAGGCACCTTTTCCGGTGAAAACGGAGGGGTTGTTAAAGCATTTAACAACTTTATGACGGGACAGAATTCATTTATTCCTTATTCTGCAACTGCTTCAAGCCAGTTTGATGCCTATGTTTCGTCCTCAAGAAATGAAACTTTAGGAACAAATATCAAAGCTTTCCTGGGCGGAGGAACCTATAATAATTTTGATACCAGCGCGTCTTTATATGTCAGTTCACTGGTTCCTGACGCGCCGGCAGTGGCAAGAGATAAAACAATGCAGTATTCCGGAAGAGTTTCAGGCGGAGATATTTCGTGGACCTTCAATAACGCAACAGACGATACTTCTGATGCGGTAAATCCGGGATTGATGGCTTTGCTGCAAAATTACACTTCTTCTCTGGTTTCTGTACAGGGAGAATCTACAGCACCGGTGAGTCAGCAAACTTTACAGATAGCTTCCAATAATGACCAGACCGTGATACCGGGGAGCGCCATCACACCGATGATCTTTACCTGGGGAGGAACCGCTGCGGATGTTACGGTAACCGGACTTCCTGCCTCGGGAATCAGTTTTGTTAAAAATATGTCTGCCAAAACAGTCACAATTTCGGGAACTCCGACTGCTGATGTGGATTTTACCCTGACGACATCCGGACTGTCCGGAACTCCCGTTTCCGGAACAGGAAGTATATCGGTGACTTCTACCACTCCCAATCCTCAGGGCAGCGAAATTCATAATTTTACCACCTCAAACCTGAGCAGTACTTTTTACAGTTTCTCCAGTGCCAACATGAACTCAACGGATGGGTCTGCAACGTACGACGGACTTACTTTAACGAAAAGACTGAAATTAGAATCTTCAACAACGATTAGCTATACTACGACCGCTTTATCAACTTTAAATTTAGTTTTTGATTCCGCTTTTACCGGAACAGTAAAAGTGGACGGAAATTCGTACATCGCTGCATCGGGAATAGTTACCGTCCAGAATCTGGCAGCCGGATCACATACCATTACCAAAGGAAGTGTGGCCAATCTGTATTATATTAAAACACAATATTCTACAACGGCAAAATCAACGGCAGGAGAAACCGTGACGGAAAAACCCGTTATCTATCCGAATCCTGTTCAGACAACATTTACAATTTCAAGCGTAAATTCCATCGAACAGATCCTGATTTCCAATAATACAGGAAAAATTGTCAGAGAAATAAAGGGAAATATAAAAACCATTGATATCAGTGATTTGAACTCTGGAATTTATTTTCTGTCGGTTAAAACCGGTAAAGGAATTTTCAGTCAGACTTTAATTAAAAAATAA